The Aureimonas mangrovi genome contains the following window.
CCAGCCGACGGATCTGGATCATCGCGACAGCCGCCAGCATCGCGGCGAACAGCGATGCGACGATGCCTGCCGAATAGCCCGGCGCCATCTCGCCGCGCGGCTCGAACAGGCTCGGCAGCGTCACGACGGCGATGCCACACAGGCCGACCAGCACCGCAAACCAGCGATAGGCGCGCACCTTTTCGCCGAGGAAGATAACGGCGAAGACGACGGTGAGAAGCGGTGCGCCGTAGGAGATCGTGATCCACTCGGGATAGTTCAGCCGCGTCAGAGCGAAGAAGCCGAGGGCCATCGAGGTCACGCCGATGAGCCCGCGCAGGAAGTGGCCCGGCAGATCGCTGGTGCGCAGCGCCGTCGAGAGATCGCCGAGCCAGGCGAGATAGATGGCGACCGGGATCAGCGCGAAGAAGGAGCGGAAGAAGACGATCTGTCCTGCGGGCACGCCCTCGCCGCCGGCCTTGATGAAGGTCTGCATGCCGACGAAGACGACAACCGACAGCACCTTCAGGCCGATGCCCAACAGCGGTCGGGTGTCAGCCTGGTCGTCCTGAGCAGCGTCTCGCATCGCACCTGTCCGGCGGCTCGCCCGCGCCGGCCGGGATGGCCGCGAGGCTTCGGCCAGAGGAGTGAACGCGCGCGGACTTTCGTCGCTGGAACGCACGGACGGCATGGCCGGGAAATACGGTCAGCTTCTATGGGCGATCGAAGCCCGGGTCGAGGCCCGGCGGCGAATTTATCGCTGGCTGATGCAAGTTCGTTTGGCGAACCGGCTGCAGGGGTCTATCTCCCAACCCTCCACGGAAATCGCAAAGGCGAGCACGATGCGCAACGAAGACGGGCAGACCATCCGGCTCGAGGACTATCGGCCCTACGACTATCTCGTCCATTCGGTCGATCTCGACTTCACGCTCGGCGACGGCGAAACGACCGTGCGCTCGCGCCTCATCCTCGAACGCCGGCCCGGTGAGGAAGGCTATGCCGACCTCGTTCTCGACGGCGACGAGATCGAGATGACCTCGATCGCGGTGGACGGCGCACCGTTGGAGGCCGGCCTCTACGAACTGACGCCCGAGCGCCTCGTCATCCAGGCCGTGCCGCAGGAGGGCCGCTTCACGCTGGAGGTCGTCACGCGCCTTGAGCCGGAGAAGAACTCCAAGCTGATGGGCCTGTATCGGACGAAGGGTGTCTGGTGCACGCAGTGCGAGGCGGAGGGCTTCCGGCGCATCACCTTCTTCCCGGATCGCCCGGACGTGCTGTCGCGCTACCGGGTGCGCGTGGAGGCCGACCGCGCGGCCGCCCCCATCCTCCTGTCGAACGGCAACCCGGGAGAGCGCGGCGAGCTGCCGGGCGGCCGCCACTTCGCGGTTTGGGACGACCCGCACCCCAAGCCCTCCTATCTCTTCGCGCTGGTGGCCGGCGACCTCGACGTCCTGACCGACGGTTTCACCACGGCCGGCGGGCGCAAAGTGGATCTTGCGATCTACACCGAGAAGGGCCTTGCGGGCCGCGCGGCCTACGCGATGGACGCGCTGAAGCGCTCGATGGTGTGGGACGAGAAGCGTTTCGGCCGCGAATACGATCTCGACATCTTCAACATCGTCGCCGTGTCGGACTTCAACATGGGTGCGATGGAGAACAAGGGTCTCAACGTCTTCAACCACAAATACGTGCTGCTCGACCCGCAGACCGCGACCGACGGCGACTATGCGGGCGTGGAGACCGTGATCGCCCACGAGTATTTCCACAATTGGACCGGCAACAGAATCACTTGCCGGGACTGGTTCCAGCTCTGCCTGAAGGAAGGGCTGACGGTTTATCGCGACCAGGAGTTCTCGGCCGACGAGCGATCGCGCGCCGTCAAGCGCATCGCGAGCGTCGCGAGTCTGCGCGCCCACCAGTTCCCAGAGGACCAGGGGCCGCTTCAGCATCCGGTGCGCCCGACGCGCTACCGCGAGATCAACAACTTCTACACGGCGACCGTCTACGACAAGGGCGCCGAGCTCGTGCGCATGATCGCGACGATCCTCGGCGAAGACGGCTTCCGCGCCGGGATGGACCTCTATTTCGAACGCCATGACGGCGAGGCGACGACGATCGAGGCGTTCATCGCCTGCTTCGAGGAGGTGACCGGCACCGACCTCACCCAGTTCGCGCTCTGGTATTCGCAGGCCGGCACGCCGACGCTGACGGTGCGCGAGAGCTTTGAGGCCGGCACGCTGACGCTCACTTTGTCTCAGCATCTCGACGGGGGCGCGGCGCAGACCGGCACGGCGCCGATGCACCTGCCGGTGCGCTTCGCCCTCGTCGGCCCGGACGGCGCCGAGATCGACGCGAAAGCCGAGAGCGCCGAGGCGCGCGTGGCGGACGGCATCATCCACCTGACCACCGCCGAGGCGACGATCGTCTTCACCGGTCTCGCCCAGCGCCCGCTCCTGTCGATCCTGCGCGACTTCTCGGCGCCGGTGACGCTCGTCCACGAGCAATCGGCCGAAGATCGCGCGGCGCTCGCACGTCGCGATCCCAACGACTACGCCCGCTGGGCGGCGGTGAACGGCCTCGTCGAGACGATGCTCGTGGGCGCGGCCCGCGAAGGCTTCAGCGAGGCGCGCGACGGCGAGACCATCGACGCCCTCGTGGAAGCGGCAGGCGACGAAAATCTGGAGCCCGCCCTTCGCGCCCTCATCGCGACGCTTCCCGGCGAGGTGGAGATCGCGCGCCTCGTGGCAAAGGACGTCGATCCGGAGGCCGTTCATGCCGCTCGCATCGCGGCCCTCACCGCCATCGGCCGGCTCGGCGCCGGCCCGCTCGCGGCCCTGCGCGAAAGCCTTGCGACGGACGCTGACTTCTCGCCGGACGCGGCGAGCGCGGGGCAGCGCGCCCTGCGCAACGCGGTGCTTGCACCCTTGAGCCTTGCGGCCGGCGATCCCGGCGCGGCGGCGGCGCAATATGCGGGCGCGACGAACATGACCGACCGCCTCGCCGGTCTTTCCGTGCTCGTCCATCACTTCGCCGGCTCCGCCGCGGCTGAAGATGCGCTCGCAGACTTCTACGGCCGCTTCGAGACCGACGATCTCGTCATCGACAAGTGGTTCGCGATCCAGGCGACAGCACCGGCCGCCGACACGCTGGAGCGCGTCGCGGCGCTGCAGCGCCATCCGGCCTTCCGCCTCGCCAATCCCAACCGGGCTCGCTCGCTGATTGGAAGTTTCGCGGCCGCAAACCCCCTCGCCTTCCACCGGGCGGACGGGCGCGGCCAGGCGTTCGTGGCCGAGCAGCTCGTTGCGCTGGACCGGCTGAATCCGCAGACGGCGGCGCGTCTTGCGACCTCCTTCCGCACCTGGCGCAGCCTCGAGCCGATCCGCAGGGAGAACGCACGCGCAGCATTGGCTGCGATGCAAGACGAGAAGTCTCTGTCAAAAGACCTGAAAGATATCGTCGAGCGAACCTTGCAATAGCTTGCCGCCGCACCAGTGGCCTCAATTCCGCCACCGCTGCACAGTGACGGAATTGCTTCGCCAAAAATATGGTTAACGAAACTAGTCTTTCGCGCCCGGGCAAGCCCTAGACAAGGTCCATCCCCTCTGATTCATTGACGTCAGATTCGGATGTGCGGCGTGCCGGATCGAAGCCAATAACGACGACGAGGGGTCTGATAGGATGAGGGCGGACGCGACGAGCGTGCCGGCGGGGAAGGAGTCTGGCGTGATGCCGGCGCTCAAGACCCTGCACCACCGGCTCGGCAAGCGCCTCACCCTCGCTCGCCTCGCACCGCCCCCCCTGTCCGTGGCCGAGCCTGCCCTGCGCCGTTCGGTCCCGCTGCTCACCGTCTTCTTCCTCGGCATCCTCGCCTTCGCGCGCATCGTGACGCTGATGGAGCACCGCGACGAGATCGGCCAGGCGGCGGTCGAGAACCTGGCGCTGGCCGCCAGCCTCCTGCGCGCCGAGGACGTGGCGCGCTCGGACCTCCAGGCCGATCCTTCCGCGCACGCGCAGGCGCTGTTGACCAGTACCCTCCCCGCCTCCTTGCGCAGTGACGGCGCGCTTGCCTTCATCACCGATATCGACGGCGACATCATCGCGACGACGCCCGGTGCGGAGCGCCTGATCGGCGAGAACGGCGGCGCCATCCTCTATGGCGGGCAGCCGCTCTTCGTCTTCGGCGAGCGCGCGGGCGTCATGCAGACCCGCCTCGAGGGCCGGGACGCCCTGACGTCAGCCGCCATCCTCGCCGAGCCGCTGGGCGCCGTCGCCATCGTGCAGGATCAAAAACGCCTGTTCGCCGAATGGCGTCGCACCGTTTCGGTGAACGTGACCCTGTTCGCGCTGACG
Protein-coding sequences here:
- a CDS encoding DMT family transporter, with amino-acid sequence MRDAAQDDQADTRPLLGIGLKVLSVVVFVGMQTFIKAGGEGVPAGQIVFFRSFFALIPVAIYLAWLGDLSTALRTSDLPGHFLRGLIGVTSMALGFFALTRLNYPEWITISYGAPLLTVVFAVIFLGEKVRAYRWFAVLVGLCGIAVVTLPSLFEPRGEMAPGYSAGIVASLFAAMLAAVAMIQIRRLVRREKTATIVVYFSLTSSLLALLTLPFGWVWPTWEQGLLLVGAGLCGGVGQLLLTACYRYADTSTIAPFEYTSLVLAILIGYFLFGEAVQATTLIGGAIVVSAGIFIIYREHRLGLERARARKVSPPQG
- the pepN gene encoding aminopeptidase N; amino-acid sequence: MRNEDGQTIRLEDYRPYDYLVHSVDLDFTLGDGETTVRSRLILERRPGEEGYADLVLDGDEIEMTSIAVDGAPLEAGLYELTPERLVIQAVPQEGRFTLEVVTRLEPEKNSKLMGLYRTKGVWCTQCEAEGFRRITFFPDRPDVLSRYRVRVEADRAAAPILLSNGNPGERGELPGGRHFAVWDDPHPKPSYLFALVAGDLDVLTDGFTTAGGRKVDLAIYTEKGLAGRAAYAMDALKRSMVWDEKRFGREYDLDIFNIVAVSDFNMGAMENKGLNVFNHKYVLLDPQTATDGDYAGVETVIAHEYFHNWTGNRITCRDWFQLCLKEGLTVYRDQEFSADERSRAVKRIASVASLRAHQFPEDQGPLQHPVRPTRYREINNFYTATVYDKGAELVRMIATILGEDGFRAGMDLYFERHDGEATTIEAFIACFEEVTGTDLTQFALWYSQAGTPTLTVRESFEAGTLTLTLSQHLDGGAAQTGTAPMHLPVRFALVGPDGAEIDAKAESAEARVADGIIHLTTAEATIVFTGLAQRPLLSILRDFSAPVTLVHEQSAEDRAALARRDPNDYARWAAVNGLVETMLVGAAREGFSEARDGETIDALVEAAGDENLEPALRALIATLPGEVEIARLVAKDVDPEAVHAARIAALTAIGRLGAGPLAALRESLATDADFSPDAASAGQRALRNAVLAPLSLAAGDPGAAAAQYAGATNMTDRLAGLSVLVHHFAGSAAAEDALADFYGRFETDDLVIDKWFAIQATAPAADTLERVAALQRHPAFRLANPNRARSLIGSFAAANPLAFHRADGRGQAFVAEQLVALDRLNPQTAARLATSFRTWRSLEPIRRENARAALAAMQDEKSLSKDLKDIVERTLQ